The following coding sequences are from one Danio rerio strain Tuebingen ecotype United States chromosome 21, GRCz12tu, whole genome shotgun sequence window:
- the fam219aa gene encoding protein FAM219A, whose amino-acid sequence MMEEIDRFQVPPVNPEMKLLQDPAETSTIENETAPREPESVAINYKPSPLQVKIEKQRELARKGSVKNGTVGSPVNQQPKKNNVMARTRLVVPNKGYSSLDQSPDEKPLVALDTDSDDDFDMSRYSSSGYSSAEQINQDLNIQLLKDGYRLDEIPDDEDLDLIPPKSVNPTCMCCQATSSTACQIQ is encoded by the exons ATGATGGAGGAAATTGACAGATTTCAAGTGCCACCAGTGAATCCAGAGATGAAGCTGCTG CAGGACCCTGCAGAGACGTCCACTATCGAGAATGAAACGGCTCCGAGAGAACCAGAGTCGGTCGCCATCAACTACAAGCCTTCCCCACTACAAGTCAAGATAG AGAAACAGCGAGAGCTTGCGAGGAAGGGCTCAGTGAAGAATGGAACTGTGGGTAGTCCAGTCAATCAGCAACCCAAGAAAAATAATGTTATGGCCAGAACAAG GTTGGTTGTCCCTAATAAAGGCTATTCATCCTTAGACCAGAGTCCAGATGAGAAGCCGCTTGTAGCACTGGACACAGACAG TGATGATGACTTCGATATGTCCAGATATTCATCATCTGGATATTCTTCAGCCGAG CAAATAAACCAAGACTTAAACATCCAGCTTCTGAAGGACGGCTACCGGTTGGATGAAATACCGGATGATGAAGACCTGGACCTCATTCCCCCCAAATCTGTGAACCCCACCTGCATGTGCTGCCAAGCCACTTCCTCCACAGCCTGTCAAATTCAGTAA
- the fam219aa gene encoding protein FAM219A isoform X1 has protein sequence MMEEIDRFQVPPVNPEMKLLDPAETSTIENETAPREPESVAINYKPSPLQVKIEKQRELARKGSVKNGTVGSPVNQQPKKNNVMARTRLVVPNKGYSSLDQSPDEKPLVALDTDSDDDFDMSRYSSSGYSSAEQINQDLNIQLLKDGYRLDEIPDDEDLDLIPPKSVNPTCMCCQATSSTACQIQ, from the exons ATGATGGAGGAAATTGACAGATTTCAAGTGCCACCAGTGAATCCAGAGATGAAGCTGCTG GACCCTGCAGAGACGTCCACTATCGAGAATGAAACGGCTCCGAGAGAACCAGAGTCGGTCGCCATCAACTACAAGCCTTCCCCACTACAAGTCAAGATAG AGAAACAGCGAGAGCTTGCGAGGAAGGGCTCAGTGAAGAATGGAACTGTGGGTAGTCCAGTCAATCAGCAACCCAAGAAAAATAATGTTATGGCCAGAACAAG GTTGGTTGTCCCTAATAAAGGCTATTCATCCTTAGACCAGAGTCCAGATGAGAAGCCGCTTGTAGCACTGGACACAGACAG TGATGATGACTTCGATATGTCCAGATATTCATCATCTGGATATTCTTCAGCCGAG CAAATAAACCAAGACTTAAACATCCAGCTTCTGAAGGACGGCTACCGGTTGGATGAAATACCGGATGATGAAGACCTGGACCTCATTCCCCCCAAATCTGTGAACCCCACCTGCATGTGCTGCCAAGCCACTTCCTCCACAGCCTGTCAAATTCAGTAA